The proteins below are encoded in one region of Canis lupus familiaris isolate Mischka breed German Shepherd chromosome 21, alternate assembly UU_Cfam_GSD_1.0, whole genome shotgun sequence:
- the LOC119864864 gene encoding collagen alpha-1(I) chain-like has translation MVTHSERRPGVPQGREMPAGAQGHPSGRPARGGRGGRGRGAARRGNHARTLCPPGTEEGGARGQRRQLPEASEEEARRVSWGRRAPPGARSTEWAAQGTGLQRAEAAGGESGRPGAGAAAGGRGVKGEREASVSTQPKRPRHREVEAAAAEAGPTRRQGRPPGGGIATAGALCGPLRACAASETSSVLEVTAGGVPETSGGVQRQAPSGTTAGYCRTESSAHGFSTKPAVRLRPGGARSLRRCRRAPPGGHVAARPSLCAAQPSGPPPPGAREPGSPLAFPRCRRRLAVRPHAETSSPPPFRPGRPDPGPRPLCAAAPRTPGAGAESRVGVVVVVVVVVTVVTRA, from the exons ATGGTAACCCACTCTGAGAGGCGGCCAGGGGTGCCACAGGGAAGAGAGATGCCAGCCGGCGCCCAGGGACACCCAAGCGGGCGACCTGCGCGGGGTGGACGCGGAGGGCGCGGGCGAGGAGCGGCGAGACGCGGGAACCACGCGAGAACGCTGTGCCCACCAGGGACGGAGGAGGGCGGTGCACGCGGCCAGCGCCGGCAGCTGCCGGAAGCCTCGGAAGAGGAAGCCCGGAGAGTGTCCTGGGGTCGCAGAGCACCTCCGGGAGCCCGATCTACGGAGTGGGCGGCCCAGGGGACAGGCCTGCAGCGGGCCGAGGCCGCGGGAGGCGAGAGCGGGCGGCCGGGCGCTGGGGCAGCGGCGGGAGGCCGTGGCGTCAAGGGCGAGCGAGAGGCAAGTGTTTCCACGCAGCCGAAGAGGCCGCGTCACCGAGAGGTCGAGGCAGCAGCCGCGGAGGCAGGGCCGACCCGGAGGCAGGGCCGACCCCCAGGAGGAGGCATCGCGACCGCGGGCGCCTTGTGCGGGCCGCTCCGCGCCTGCGCGGCCAGCGAGAC GTCGTCTGTCCTGGAGGTGACGGCCGGAGGCGTCCCCGAGACGTCAGGTGGCGTCCAGCGACAGGCTCCTTCCGGAACGACGGCAGGCTACTGTCGCACGGAGTCTTCCGCTCACGGGTTTTCCACGAAACCTGCGGTTCGCCTCCGCCCGGGAGGAGCCCGGAGCCTGCGCCGGTGCCGAAGGGCGCCCCCCGGGGGCCACGTCGCGGCCCGGCCCTCCCTGTGCGCCGCGCAGCCGAGCGGGCCACCTCCCCCCGGGGCGCGGGAACCGGGTTCGCCCCTCGCCTTCCCGAGGTGTCGGCGGCGCCTGGCGGTCCGCCCTCACGCTGAGACATCCTCTCCCCCGCCCTTCCGCCCAGGGCGCCCCGACCCCGGACCTCGTCCCCTCtgcgccgccgccccccgcacccccgggGCTGGCGCCGAGTCCCGCGTTGgagtcgtcgtcgtcgtcgtcgtcgtcgtcacCGTCGTCACTCGGGCCTAA